Proteins encoded within one genomic window of Bacillus sp. 1NLA3E:
- the hpf gene encoding ribosome hibernation-promoting factor, HPF/YfiA family — MNYNIRGENIEVTPAIREYVERKIAKLERYFTETPDAHVNVNLRVYNDKKSKVEVTIPMTQLVLRAEETNEDMYAAIDLIVDKLERQIRKHKTKVNRKFREKGSLTSMFTVVEDSSLPVVDEEHELELVRTKRFDLKPMDSEEAILQMNMLGHSFYVFTNSANHNTNVVYKRKDGRYGLIEAQ, encoded by the coding sequence ATGAACTACAACATTCGTGGTGAAAACATTGAGGTAACTCCAGCGATTAGAGAGTATGTAGAAAGAAAGATTGCCAAATTGGAACGCTATTTCACAGAAACGCCTGATGCACATGTGAACGTCAATCTTAGAGTTTATAACGATAAAAAGTCTAAAGTGGAAGTTACCATCCCAATGACTCAACTAGTATTACGTGCTGAAGAAACGAATGAAGACATGTATGCCGCGATCGATTTAATTGTTGATAAGTTAGAACGCCAAATCCGCAAACATAAAACTAAAGTTAACCGAAAATTCCGTGAAAAGGGTAGTCTCACTTCTATGTTTACAGTTGTCGAGGACAGCAGTTTACCAGTTGTTGATGAAGAGCACGAGTTAGAGCTTGTTCGAACAAAACGCTTTGATTTAAAACCAATGGACAGTGAAGAAGCTATCTTACAAATGAACATGTTAGGTCACAGTTTCTATGTATTCACGAATTCTGCTAATCACAACACGAACGTCGTTTATAAACGTAAAGACGGCCGCTATGGGTTAATTGAAGCCCAATAA
- a CDS encoding chromate transporter: protein MIYFKIFWAFFIPGILGYGGGPSSIPLIETEVVDRYHWLTVNEFSEVLALGNSLPGPIATKMAGYIGYEVSGVLGGIVAVFAMVAPSLILMISLLSILMKYKNSPRVKRMTMVVRPVIAVLLGVMTYDLLFSSYESVGWLQTLGIGVISFILMEKVKVHPAYVIAGALVYGGVFLA from the coding sequence ATGATTTATTTTAAAATATTTTGGGCATTTTTTATCCCTGGAATTCTTGGTTATGGGGGAGGGCCTTCGTCTATTCCGCTCATCGAAACGGAAGTGGTTGACCGCTACCACTGGTTAACAGTCAATGAATTTAGTGAGGTGCTGGCGCTCGGAAATTCGCTACCCGGCCCGATTGCGACGAAGATGGCTGGTTACATCGGTTATGAGGTTTCGGGCGTGTTGGGGGGCATCGTTGCTGTATTTGCTATGGTGGCTCCATCGCTTATTTTAATGATTTCCCTGCTCAGCATTTTAATGAAATATAAAAACTCTCCACGGGTAAAACGAATGACGATGGTTGTACGACCTGTTATTGCGGTTTTGCTCGGGGTGATGACTTACGATTTATTATTTTCATCTTATGAAAGCGTGGGGTGGCTCCAAACGCTTGGAATAGGCGTTATTAGCTTTATTTTAATGGAAAAAGTAAAAGTTCATCCAGCTTATGTTATTGCTGGAGCGCTTGTATATGGCGGAGTATTTTTGGCATGA
- the prfB gene encoding peptide chain release factor 2 (programmed frameshift) has protein sequence MELADIRNELEITAKKLAGFRGSLDLENKEARIAQLDDEMLHPNFWDDQQQAQTVISESNALKDQVHVFHDLYETYENLELTFELIKEEPDAELQSDLESELLEFTDRLSKFELELLLSEPYDKNNAILELHPGAGGTESQDWGSMLLRMYTRWAEKKGFKVETLDYLPGDEAGIKSVTLAIKGHNAYGYLKAEKGVHRLVRISPFDASGRRHTSFVSCEVMPEFNDEIEVDIRTEDLKIDTYRATGAGGQHINTTDSAVRITHAPTGVVVTCQNERSQIKNREQAMKMLKAKLYQLKIEEQEAQLLEIRGEQKEIGWGSQIRSYVFHPYSMVKDHRTSTESGNVQAVMDGDINMFIDAYLRSKLN, from the exons ATGGAATTAGCAGATATTAGAAATGAGCTTGAGATAACAGCTAAGAAATTAGCGGGCTTTAGGGGGTCTCTT GACTTAGAAAACAAGGAGGCGCGAATAGCACAGCTTGATGATGAGATGCTTCATCCGAATTTTTGGGATGATCAGCAGCAAGCGCAGACGGTGATTAGTGAGTCCAATGCGTTGAAGGATCAGGTTCATGTGTTCCATGATTTGTACGAGACGTATGAGAATCTCGAGTTAACTTTTGAGTTGATAAAGGAAGAACCAGACGCGGAGTTGCAAAGCGATCTTGAAAGTGAGTTGTTGGAGTTTACGGACCGCTTGAGTAAGTTTGAGCTCGAACTTCTTTTAAGTGAGCCTTATGATAAAAATAATGCCATTTTGGAGCTTCATCCAGGCGCTGGCGGAACGGAATCGCAGGATTGGGGTTCGATGTTACTTCGGATGTACACTCGTTGGGCGGAGAAAAAAGGTTTCAAGGTGGAAACGCTCGATTATCTGCCTGGTGATGAGGCAGGAATTAAGAGTGTTACGCTGGCGATTAAGGGGCACAATGCCTACGGATATTTGAAGGCTGAAAAAGGGGTCCACCGTTTAGTGCGGATCTCGCCGTTTGATGCATCGGGACGACGTCATACTTCGTTCGTTTCCTGTGAAGTGATGCCGGAGTTTAACGATGAAATCGAGGTTGATATTCGGACGGAAGATTTGAAAATCGACACGTACCGGGCGACTGGTGCCGGCGGTCAGCACATTAACACTACCGATTCGGCGGTCCGAATTACTCATGCTCCCACAGGAGTTGTAGTTACCTGCCAAAATGAGCGGTCGCAGATTAAAAACCGTGAGCAAGCGATGAAGATGTTAAAGGCAAAGCTCTATCAATTGAAGATTGAAGAGCAGGAAGCACAGTTATTAGAAATCCGCGGCGAGCAGAAGGAAATCGGCTGGGGGAGCCAAATCCGCTCCTACGTTTTCCATCCGTATTCGATGGTGAAGGATCACCGCACCAGCACCGAAAGCGGAAATGTGCAAGCAGTCATGGATGGCGATATCAACATGTTTATTGATGCATATTTGCGGTCGAAATTGAACTAA
- a CDS encoding chromate transporter → MKQADIFLAFFRVGVLGYGGGPSSIPLVHKEVVERYKWMNSDEFSDVLALGNALPGPINTKMAGYIGYRVGGLPGMVNALLGTVLPSAVMMILLLTVLNAYKDKPWVSGMSRAVVPVVGVMLATLTWGFVKKSTQSDLGWGWTLLYIVGSIILLQVANVHPAIVIFALLIGALLKKNSSKADIMKKEQS, encoded by the coding sequence ATGAAGCAGGCAGATATATTTCTCGCTTTTTTCAGAGTGGGGGTTCTCGGTTATGGAGGGGGGCCGTCCTCCATACCATTAGTACATAAAGAAGTGGTCGAACGGTATAAATGGATGAATTCAGATGAGTTTAGTGATGTTCTGGCACTCGGTAATGCGCTACCAGGTCCGATTAATACAAAAATGGCTGGCTATATCGGCTATCGGGTCGGTGGTCTACCTGGAATGGTGAATGCCTTATTGGGAACCGTATTGCCAAGCGCCGTGATGATGATTTTGCTATTGACCGTGTTAAATGCCTATAAAGATAAGCCCTGGGTAAGTGGGATGTCACGAGCAGTTGTGCCGGTTGTAGGGGTTATGCTCGCCACTTTAACTTGGGGTTTTGTCAAAAAATCAACCCAATCAGATTTAGGCTGGGGCTGGACACTCCTATATATTGTCGGCAGCATTATTTTATTGCAGGTAGCAAACGTTCACCCAGCGATTGTTATTTTTGCTCTCTTAATTGGTGCTCTCTTGAAAAAGAACTCAAGTAAAGCGGACATTATGAAAAAGGAGCAAAGCTAA
- the secA gene encoding preprotein translocase subunit SecA — protein MLGILNKVFDPNKRDIKRLAKKADQIELFAAEMEKLTDDQLREKTAQFQERYQQGETLDDLLFEAFAVVREGSRRVLGLYPYHVQLMGGIALHEGNISEMKTGEGKTLTATMPVYLNALSGKGVHVVTVNEYLASRDAADMGRLYEFLGLTVGLNLNGMSKEEKQEAYAADITYGTNNEYGFDYLRDNMVLYKEQMVQRPLNYAIIDEVDSILIDEARTPLIISGSAQKSTALYIQANGFVRTLKKEEDYTYDEKTKGVMLTEEGITKAERSFGIDNLFDYSHITLNHHINQALRANVSMHLDVDYVVQEGEIIIVDQFTGRMMKGRRYSEGLHQAIEAKEGLEIQNESMTLATITFQNYFRMYEKLSGMTGTAKTEEEEFRNIYNMYVIVIPTNQPIVRDDRADLIYSSMDGKFRAVVEDIAERHQKGQPVLVGTVAIETSELISNLLTKKGVRHNVLNAKNHGREAEIIVEAGQRGAVTIATNMAGRGTDIKLGEGVVELGGLAVVGTERHESRRIDNQLRGRSGRQGDPGITQFYLSMEDELMRRFGSDNMKSMMERLGMDDSQPIQSKMVSKAVESAQKRVEGNNFDARKQLLQYDDVLRQQREIIYKQRNDVLESDNLRDIVQNMIVASISRNIDAHTPANEEPEDWNLQGIIDYTNANLLREGDVVLDQLKDKEPEEMKDVIFAKVLERYAEKEQLLSEEQMREFEKVILLRSVDSKWMDHIDAMDQLRQGIHLRAYGQIDPLREYQQEGFTMFEAMITSIEEEAAMYLMKAEIRNNLERQEVAQGHAVNPKEDGEQVKKKPVVKKKDIGRNDPCHCGSGKKYKNCHGKFE, from the coding sequence ATGCTTGGTATTTTAAATAAAGTATTTGACCCAAATAAGCGCGACATCAAACGCCTAGCTAAAAAGGCCGATCAAATTGAACTTTTTGCAGCCGAAATGGAAAAGTTAACAGATGATCAGCTTCGAGAAAAAACAGCCCAGTTTCAGGAGCGTTATCAACAAGGTGAAACTCTAGACGACCTGCTTTTTGAAGCATTTGCTGTTGTTCGCGAAGGCTCTCGCCGCGTTTTAGGATTATATCCGTATCATGTTCAGTTAATGGGGGGCATTGCACTGCATGAAGGCAATATCTCTGAAATGAAAACTGGGGAAGGTAAAACCTTAACGGCAACAATGCCAGTTTATTTGAATGCCCTTTCCGGAAAAGGCGTTCATGTTGTTACCGTAAACGAATACTTAGCCAGTCGTGATGCGGCAGATATGGGTCGTCTCTACGAATTTCTTGGCTTAACTGTGGGCCTAAACCTTAACGGAATGTCAAAGGAAGAAAAGCAAGAGGCCTATGCTGCTGATATTACTTACGGAACGAACAACGAATACGGTTTTGACTATTTGCGTGACAACATGGTTCTTTACAAAGAACAAATGGTTCAGCGCCCGCTAAATTATGCAATCATTGATGAGGTTGACTCGATCTTAATCGATGAAGCGCGGACACCGTTGATTATTTCCGGTTCGGCTCAAAAATCAACGGCCCTCTATATTCAGGCTAATGGGTTTGTGCGGACATTGAAAAAAGAAGAAGACTACACGTATGATGAAAAAACTAAAGGGGTCATGCTCACCGAAGAAGGGATTACCAAGGCCGAACGTTCTTTTGGAATTGATAACCTGTTTGACTATTCACATATCACTTTAAACCACCATATTAATCAGGCGCTAAGGGCAAATGTCAGTATGCACCTTGATGTTGATTATGTGGTTCAAGAGGGTGAAATCATTATCGTTGACCAGTTCACTGGCCGGATGATGAAAGGTCGTCGTTATAGTGAAGGACTCCATCAAGCGATTGAGGCAAAAGAAGGCCTTGAAATCCAAAATGAAAGCATGACCCTAGCGACGATTACCTTCCAGAACTACTTCCGGATGTACGAAAAACTTTCCGGTATGACAGGTACAGCGAAAACTGAGGAAGAAGAATTCCGTAATATTTATAATATGTACGTTATTGTCATTCCTACGAACCAACCTATTGTCCGTGATGACCGTGCCGATTTGATTTATTCATCAATGGATGGAAAATTCCGTGCTGTTGTTGAGGACATTGCTGAGCGTCACCAAAAAGGGCAGCCCGTGCTTGTTGGTACAGTGGCGATTGAAACTTCTGAACTTATTTCAAATCTGTTAACTAAAAAAGGCGTTCGCCACAACGTCTTGAATGCCAAAAATCATGGCCGTGAAGCGGAAATCATTGTTGAAGCCGGTCAACGTGGTGCCGTAACGATTGCCACAAACATGGCTGGCCGTGGTACAGACATTAAGCTTGGCGAAGGTGTTGTTGAGTTGGGCGGACTTGCTGTTGTTGGTACTGAGCGCCATGAGAGTCGCCGGATCGATAACCAGCTCCGTGGACGTTCTGGTCGTCAAGGGGATCCTGGGATTACGCAGTTCTACCTTTCAATGGAAGATGAATTAATGCGCCGCTTCGGTTCCGACAATATGAAATCGATGATGGAACGGTTAGGCATGGATGATTCACAGCCAATCCAAAGTAAAATGGTTTCAAAAGCGGTTGAATCAGCACAGAAACGTGTTGAAGGAAACAACTTTGATGCTCGGAAACAACTATTACAATATGACGATGTGTTGCGTCAGCAACGTGAAATTATTTACAAGCAACGTAATGACGTCTTAGAATCTGATAACCTTCGTGATATCGTTCAAAACATGATTGTGGCTTCCATTTCGCGTAATATTGATGCCCACACTCCTGCCAACGAAGAGCCTGAAGATTGGAATCTTCAAGGGATCATCGATTATACGAACGCCAATCTTCTTCGCGAAGGTGATGTTGTTTTAGACCAACTTAAAGACAAAGAGCCTGAAGAAATGAAGGATGTTATATTCGCTAAAGTTCTAGAGCGCTACGCGGAAAAGGAACAACTGCTTTCCGAAGAACAAATGCGTGAATTTGAAAAAGTTATTTTACTTCGTTCAGTCGATTCCAAATGGATGGACCACATCGATGCGATGGACCAACTTCGCCAAGGAATTCACTTACGCGCCTATGGTCAAATCGACCCGCTTCGTGAATATCAACAAGAAGGATTTACGATGTTCGAAGCAATGATTACATCGATTGAGGAAGAAGCAGCAATGTACCTGATGAAAGCGGAAATCCGCAACAACCTGGAACGTCAAGAGGTTGCCCAAGGACACGCTGTCAATCCGAAGGAAGACGGCGAACAGGTTAAGAAAAAGCCTGTTGTTAAGAAAAAGGACATTGGTCGCAACGACCCATGCCACTGCGGCAGCGGGAAGAAATATAAGAACTGCCATGGTAAGTTTGAGTAG